DNA from Hippoglossus hippoglossus isolate fHipHip1 chromosome 1, fHipHip1.pri, whole genome shotgun sequence:
gtaaatataaagtattaaaatataaaggccccattctagggtaaagaaaaacaataatttgtacaatttagatgaaacacactagtgaaaacatcacaaggattatttttaattcaatttctgccaatagatccctttcacctaaatcttacacactgaacctttaagaccACAAGAAGGTCAGAAAGGCTGTTTCCTCTCAGCAAGACCTCATTACCCAGAGGCCACCTCTTTTGGGCCACTCCCTCTCTCAAATGTCACAGTTCGAACCTCCTCTGAATACGCCCTGTCGTCCATACTGAAAAGGTCACAAGACGATAATCATTAGCTGCATCCAAAAAAATTCTCCTCTATTTTACATAATTCAGGCTTGATTTAATCACAAGTGGAGTGAGCAGGAGTGaggtgtgtgagtctctgtgtctcgtacatgtgtgtttgacctgtgtaaagaaaataacagtGAAGTTTCATACAGTGGAGCCAAGTAAACACAATcctgaaaagatgtttttaatcattttatgttttcctTCACAGCTCTTGTATACTAAATactattttactttttaagttTGTGCACTTTCTCTTTCCATTCCACaatttcagagaaaaaaactacTCCTGTTGTACTATATTTATAGTTACTAAATACTTTTCAGattgatattttaaattaaatacacaTGAAGATACTATAGagtagaaaataaacacaacaatgcttaaaaaatgttattaattgTTTCCAATCTTTTTCAGTGTATAGTTTGAGCCTAACTATACagataacaaaataataatacgtAAACTAGTAATCAACTTTAAATGCAGAACTTTTACTTGTAGTggagtattttcatttttgaataaATTGATTTTAGTATAGTAAATATTAATACTTGTGCACTGCCATTAGAGAGATTTTCAGatcaatcatttaaatatatttcactCAAATCATGTTGAACTAAAGtgattttcaaaaaaacaacaaagcaagCAAGAAAATGTCAAGGTCCTTTAAACCCACGTCAAACTACTGCACTTCCTGTACATCATTGCACACAGAACAGCAGTAATAGTAATGCGTGGTTCTAGTTCAGTAGAATTGGACATTTATCTTAAATTTaacactgccccctggtggcatgAGGATGGTATGGATCAGATCTGGGGACACTGACAATAAACCTgcgaaaaacaacacaaaccgCACACAGCACAAACTTTCCCCAGTAACATCTTTACAAATAGAAAAGTCTGCGATCAGAATCATTTCAGGGATGATTTCAGCTCCAAGTACATTTGTTGGACAGCGACACGTGTATATATGATCCATCTGAGCTCAGTCTGTTGGAGGGAGGATCAATGCTATTTATATCATGTGAGCTATAAATACATTGTGCAGTTATTGGATATTACAACAGGAACTCGGCTGGAATTACTAAATATGATAGTTCAGTTAGAGTTATAATAATGAAGGCTGTTTagtgcagagtttttttttttgcttttgcctTTTGTgatattctttttttccacctttAGTAAGTCAGTATATTTGTCTGTCCTGTCCAAATTGTGTCTTTCAatttatttcttattctttATGAGTTATAAACGAAGTAAATTCGGACACATGCAGCGATATGTAAATTAACTATGTTCACTCTTACAAATAAATCATTAGTCGGCCTCAAGGTAACGTTGTAATTCctacatttattgttttattgtacTATTTGTTCCTGTCACAACAAAGTCAGGATAGTCGTTATCTGTGTCTTTCCTCGAGCTGCAGCACCTCAAGCTATTGACCTTATTTAGAGAACAATCCTTCAGTAAATGGATGACTACAATCATTTGTGTTCAGGATGATACTATGTTAAgtgaaattataataaatgaaaagcatcatgGTAACAACCTGCATGCATTATGTATATACCTCAATAAGACAATGCTAACTTTTTATTAAtatagtaatgataataaagcTCCTTCATCATGGTTCATTTAAACCATATGGTAATCAATGATTGGTAAATCAATATAAATTGTAGACCATAGCTCTAATATTATTGTCTGCAAAAGTGAATGCATTCCTACAATATATGACGTTATTTTTCTGACTTATGGTCGTGAGATCATGATGACATCTTCATGATTTTAAGTGAGGACATGTCTCTAGTCCAATAGGATACAAAGATACCTGGAAAAATGCACTTCTGAAATATACCTGACGACATTTTCGGACTTCTCCATGACATCGCTGATCATAAGACACCTGATGGGGACATTTCTGATCGATATAAGCTTTAGATCAGGAGAGGTCAGCTCCCAGGTCATTGCTGTCACACAGGACAATGAATTGAAATGAactgagggaaggagagaaTGATGGAGTGAGAAACAGAGTGAACAAGTGAGAAGAAGCAGCTTACGATCAAGTGACTAATCCTGCAGGATTACATGTCTAaatggagagagtgagagagagagagcgagagagagagagagagagagagagagagagagagacaggggggacACCATGCAGGAGGCTTATGGGGAGGggaaagacatgaaagacatgaaagacatgaaagatgtgaggtaattacatttttttaacatttatagaTTAGTGATTCCCAACCTGTGGTTCAGGACGAAACAAGACCAGGAAGAACAAACTAAGTTCTGCTTCATTCGTCatccctgttttgttttaatcttgaaaCCTTGAACCTTGCAGCCTTCTGAGGGGTCACTTATAGAGACCGCTTCACTATGAACTGAGATAAGTCAGAGAAAGAATGTAAagagaaaaggtaaaaacaagTGGGAGCACATGACTGAGCACCACGAGAATgatgtaaatgtgatgttttgtcTGAGATGGTTTATGCAGCTGTTTTGGCCAGCTCTCTCCAACTGGACTTCACTAATACAATAAAGGCTATGTGTGTATACTACATAGTTAAAtcttatataaatattcattcaATAATAAACCAGCAATAATCAAGAGTAAATGTTGACATCTGTGTGGTTACAGCTCATGATTAAACCACTTAAACTACCATTAtccttagcatatttgcacattgcatatttgcactattgtttttctttttctttaggtgtatatatatattttaaattttgattgagcattgttataagagagcctgtgacccaagcatttcattgcaagcgactgcttaatgttatcgttgtgcatatgacaataaactcttgaatcttgaatcttgaattaGACGGACTTGTGTACACCCTGTTAAACAGGTTGGACTGGTGAAAATGTTTGTCACTTTCTTCTTGCAAACATCCACCTCTGCCTGCAGCACTTTTCAGAACCGTCACAATATTTACAGTGAGAACCCTGCTTTCCCCCCCACAGGACCCCACATTTAACAGACTTCACAGACTGATCATTATTCAATTATGAGATGTAGCGTTTCAGTGCAGCTGCTTCGGtagattattttgttttgcagcagcGGTGAAACTTAAAACAAGCTCTTGTTCTTGTTGGACCTCAAAGTTTCAAAACAGACCACAGAGCAAAGCGGCTCCCACTGGTTTGAATGCAAATAATAGAGTCTGAGGTCACGTTGCATCATAAAAACTCTGACTGCTTGAAATTTGATCTGCAGTAATCAAAAGAGGATGGGCAAGGGAAAGATAAAGAAACACCAGGAAGAAGGAGGGCCAGTTGTAAAACCTAAACCTCGCACATGACGTCTGGTTCATGCCTGATTGTGCACGCTGCAGGACCAGGACAGGAGAGCAGCTCGTGGAGTTTCACTTGTGCTTGCTTTGGTTGCAGGTCATGAAAAACTGCATTGCTCTCTTCATACAACCTGCTGTGCGAGTTCAAAGGTTTACTGGAGTTTAGCGAGTGGCGACCAGGGACGAGTTTTGACAGAAAGGTAAGGCTTGCAGCCGACTTTTGCAAATGTTGTGTGGAACTGACGGACATGTTAATGTTTATCTCACTGTGCAGATAATGTGACTTGAACAGAGCAGCACAGTCAGCAGTTTGTGAAAAATAATTGAccttcaaattgtttttttcaatttgttttgtgATTGTTGGATCAAACTCAATGTTAAACCTGCTGGAGCTGGAACAGTCTTAAAACTGAGTGTTGACCAATGCACATGTGGTGGACAGATGTGTACAGATGTGCACAACAATGTCACACTGGCAGCACTAATTGTGCAAAGATTGATATTGAAAAAACAGTTTCCATTTATTCTCAGTTATTTCTTTCATTCAAattagaaatgtaaaatgcagtTATCTcccaatttaaattttttttttttaacagaatcTTATTATAAAGTATCAAATAAATTATTAACTGAATGAATCAGCAGCATTTGCAgatagaataaaaatgtatttaaactatttaaaattgCTGcgaaaagggtgtgtgtgtgtgtgtgtgggggggcagtAGCTTCTTCATCAGcatttgaaaactctgggtgGAAAagtttcttctctcctcagtgACTTGCACGTACTCGCTCACACATCAGGCTTCAGTGATTTTATACAAAGACAAATTAATTGACCCTGTGAGTGGAAATTTTACGAATTACACCTGAAATGCTGTTAAACGTGTGTCCAAGAAGTCGTCTGTGCAATTACTCACAAATACAAACTGGAAAAGCTGCTTTAACCGTGGCAAAACAAAACTCCTGGGAACTGCAAGAATGTGTTTGAGACTGAGTCAGCTATTATATGAAATGACTCACTGACCTGTGATCCCGGACAACGTCTGCACTTGTCACCCTAGTTTCTTACCAGGAGTCTGGTTTATATGTAACACGCTCACATTTTAGACAGGTTAAGCTAACTTCACAAATAATTACTTTTGAACTTACTGGCTCGTTCCAGGATAGATATTTCCAGGACTGAAAGACAACACAATAATCACCTATCTGTGAGGATTCTCTCTCAACCAGTTGTACAAGTGGACGTTGCGACTGGACTTTGTTTCTTGAAGAATGTGAATTGCTGACCTGCACAttatggaaacaaaacaaccaaagcAGAAACAGATGGATGAAGGAACGTTTCTTCATTCCCACCAATCAGAAAGGAGAATAAAAGTTGCACTGTTTTTCACATCAAAACTACTCACCATTACTTAAATACTTAAATGTTCAACTTAAACTTAACACAAAATTCCTTTTGCACATTAGTGTCCTCTTGCACGCTTGACTTTTTATCTGTATTATGTATTCTGATAATATTATTTCACATGTATgactcttattgtgaaattctctccacacacatagaatagacagacagaaagatagaaagatagaaagatagaaagatagatagatagatagatagatagatagatagatagatagataaaacatcttcaagaaacacaagcatgCCTAATTGCCTATGTACACTTGAACAACTCCTGACGAGAATAATCACTTAATAatctcgttttttttctcctgctgacAGATGGAGTGTGAGTCTTTACCGCCACTGTCCCGATTTGCCATTTCTGGTGGCACCCACGGAAATGAGTGGGCCGGCGTGTATATTTTCAGGgaactgcagaaacacaaggCAAGAGAGGCTGATTCTGTCTCAATAACCACCGTCCTGTCAAACCCTCGAGCCGTGGAGGCTTGCAGAAGGTACATAGACACAGATCTGAACCGCTGCTTCACAGAAGATTTACTGAGGTAAGTTGAACAACAAAAACCTTTGTGGGAGAACTGATTCCCCTGATGGACAAGAATATTTATTCATGAGAAAACTCTCTGTCTGGTTTCCAGTTCCCCAATAACAGATTCCTCAACCTACGAGATGAGGCGAGCCCAAGAGCTGAACGCTCAGCTCGGGCCCAAAGGAAGTGAAGAGGCCGTGGATCTGCTCTGCGATCTCCACAACACCACTTCCAACATGGGCCTGTGCATCATATTTTACTCCACAGACTGGCTCATCCTGCACATTTACAAATACTTGCAGGTACGATCAGGGACACAGGGACCCATGAAAAGATATGAGGCCCCAACAGCAACACCAAGTCACTATTTGATGCTTGACTGATATGGGAATTAATAATatggataaataataattaactttcCATTGCTCCTTTCAAgagttacaaggtgcttcacaaaataaaatataagagCAAATTGTATAAATGCTAGATCATACTCAGCAAGACAAAGCAAGACagataaaagaacaacattaaaacaataaataataacaaaatataaacataaaaatgctCTATACAAGTGACTTTTTGAACCGAGGCCCTGATTCTACTGATTTGGTGTTGAGGGCAATAGACAACTGAAAGTTTAGCATTAACAAATAgcatatattaaataaaacttaaatttaCACTAACTGGTTCAATTAAAGTCAAAAGAACATATATAAATAGTTGTTTATATATTAAGAGAAAGCAATTATAACAGTATTAAAATCATCAACAATGTTTAGAAGTATACAcaccaaatatataaacaacTGTAAAAGTTGAACTAGGAAACTAAATGAGAAAggcctgatggtggcgctaaGCTAAATACAGAATACAGActaatttctgtgttttttaaataaatgttcctcTCTCTAGTAGAAGGTTAGTATTTAAAACcgtttaatattaatatctatATACTTATATTTAACTGATATAAGATATTCATTTACAACGTTTGTGAAAAAAAGTGGCCTGAACTCACGTGGActaagctaacaggctaacacacggacacacactcgAGGAAAACACCCACTTTCACGTGTTGGTAAATTCCATCTGATCTTCAGCTTAAGGCCTGGACCGaaccatttatataaataaaggaGGGGTGGTCAGGTCGGCCAATAAACGGCTTCTCTGGTTGTTTACTTTTGGCCAAACACaatagaagaaaaatatttttgtacatgttgACTAATGAAACGTTTGAAAGTATCAACCTAAATCTTTTACAGCGGCCCTGTACGGTGAAGTTTGAGTTGTTAGTTTGAGCCACATGACCTCGTGAGCGTTGGTGGTATAGTGGTGAGCATAGCTGCCTTCCAAGCAGTTgacccgggttcgattcccggccaACGCagcctgtgttttgtttttccccaAGACTTTTATGATTCAGATTCTAAATACAGATTTGATACAATTTAAGGAGATTTAAATGGTGAAtgattgtttaaaaatgttttatctttcaATATGTTCAAGTAAATACTGCGAAGAATGTCAGTGTATAATATTTATGTTCATAACAACAATAGgttgtatatatacatatgctacatgatagatagatagatagatagatagatagatagatagatagattctaaattaattttcacatcaacacaaatatttatattacctttgtgatggaaatctggaaatacaagaggctggaaacaccaaagttatctacgtgtattttaataggggctttctgcagaaaggatcaacacagagagtcacaaggatctcagagtgaagatggagaacagccaaatacaaggatcttatataggaggactaaggctatctctcagaaccagttcagactggttctgtaggcgcaggttgagagaggaatctaaacacaaacaactgatttacatatgtttcctaAGGatataagcagacatacattctgttctttggagagtaaataagtggcaaaagggtctgacagttttcaggtcataaacagttcagaccataaaacagctcaggtcataaagcATTTGGAcagtttgtttatatatgtagatacaggtcataaaagtctttagacaaggctgcaaaaacttactttccAAATACAAAATAGTTTGTCAACCatacttagttaatttttctaCTACACCTTATATTTATAACAGTTTACATATCTATTTTACTATTAACATGTCtctgtatatattatttctttTCTACTTATATAATCATATTTTCTTGCATtcatattgcatgtttacttattattacttctaCTGacctttttatttgatcttatcttattttaccttaaatgtataaaaaagaCTTTACATGTTAGCATGCTATTATTTAGCACAACACAAAGTGCAGCTcaggtgtttatgtttgtttgacctCCATCAGGTAATTATGGTCTCGAGGGGATACACATCTGTCTCTTTAGTTAACCTGCACTTCAGTTCCACATGTTAAAACTCAGAGCTGTATCGAAACATGCTGTGCTGTAAATAGTtgctgtgtttggttttcagaGCAAGATAACCTCTGTGCCTGTGAGAGCGATCCAAATAGATGAACCTTGCTCTCAGGCGTTCTCCTTAGATTCACTCGGCAAACATGGATTCTGTaagtttgtgtatatatatttgagtgttttttctccatgacagtaatattttttttctctcaattaCTAAAACGATTAAAGACTTTTGAGCTATTTATGTCTTCAGCAATGGAGATGGGTCCTCAACCCAACGGTGTCCTCAGAGCAGACATCTTTAACACGATGAAAAATGCAGTGGATCTCACTATAGAATGGCTGCAGCAGTTCAACTCTGGTAGGAAATCGCCCCTGATGTTTAACATGCTGACTCACGCCCTCACATGCATACATTCAAACAAACCGTTTTCAGATGCAAACCCAGAAAAGtggcctttcacatatgaagattTCAGCGAGGGCCATTGCCCCCTGGCCCTGCCCCCTTGATCGGCCCCTGTTTAAATGAGCCTCCTGGGCTACAACAGCATGACTTATCATTACTAACACAGTCCTTTGCCAACAGGGACAACTTTTGAAGGAGGAGAAGTAGAAACATATACTACAGAGAAGAAAATGGACTACCCGAGGGATCCTACGACCAATGAGATCACTGCTGCCATCCACCCTCAGCTACAGGTACAGGTTATCTGGGGAGAATGCGTGCACGCATGAGCTGTCACGTTGACAGTTTGGGTAGTATGCGTATTTGCTTTCTTTGCAAGAGTTAGatgaaatgattaaaaccaGTCTCGTGTCAGTACGACAAATATGAAGCCAAAGTCAGTTCTTGAGCCTTGGTGTCACTGTAAGGTTGATAGGGAATTTTAACTACAAAATGGTACCTCTGTTGGTCAGCTTTATAGGTGCTGGAAGGTGGATTTCATTACCTCTGATTTGCCAATCGTTGAATAAGAAGTTTGACATAATTCAAGTCTTTATGCTAAACAAGACAGACATGAATTATGTCAAACTTCTTATTCAACGATTGGCAAATTTCCCAAACTGTTTAAGTATCCCTTTAAACAGCACCTGATTTGCTCTTTTCACTTGCACGGTTTACACACTGAAACCCATGAAGCGATGAACCCTGTTTCACGTTAAATGCCATATTTGCATTAAAAAGCTGCCCTGGTGCATAATGACTCACACTGTTAGTGCTGCCTGTTTTCCTCCAGGATAATGACTTCAAGCTTCTGCGACCTGGCGACCCCattttcctgtcattttctGGGGAGACGGTGAGGCACGAGGGAGAGGAACTCTACCCGTTCTTCGTCAACGAATGTGCCTACTACGAGAAGGGGATAGCTTTCAGTTTAGGTCGCAAGATCACTCGGACGGTCCCGTCCATAAGCCTGAAGAAGgactgagagcagagacagaacgAGACAGATACTGTAGAGATTTTAAATGATggatttatttcaatttaatttaaacacacacaccagctgtataatgatgtttttaattgtCTCGTTTTTATTATGCACTGTTCTTCACTAAATGATATTACACAGGTACTAGAGTTACAATCATTTATCCCCTGAATATTGATTAGTTAGGATTATTCTCAGGACATTTGCAATGTGGCCTTAATTCAAAATCAACATGTTGAATAAATGGAAACATGGATCATTTTAAACAGTTGTGTCTTGAGTTGGATCTTTATAAAGTCACAAGCCTTTACAGAAATTAAATTCTAAGGGACCTGCACAGTTAGAGACAGAATGTGGTTGAGAGTCAGGAAGGTTACTgcaccgatttccatgaaaattCAGAGTAAATCTGCATCAAGGGGCGGAtccaagatttatttttcactttcgtTGTCTCCTCAGAGAATAACGAATGGATAATGCTGAAAAAAACTGGCAAATTTAGGTCTGTCATTCTAGTTTTctataataagataataaatgGTCATTAGTACAACGAAGTCAGCAAATTTCAAATTTATTAATACAGAAACCAGTACAGTGTGCATCAGaatacatacaaacatttacaaaagcCAGAGTGTGTACACATCAGATGTGTAACAAAACACTGTGatacaaaaacatcacaatttGTCTTGTGATGCTGGTACAATGAGTTGAAATTTGACTGACAAAAGTAAATTTGTTcagttccacacacacatccgaGAGTATAAAGTTATAGAATCAGGAGGATTCACACTTGCAAATGAAGATTTTTGCAGTTGTTCAAAGTCTCAATAAACATTTTAGACTTAACAATTCATGTAAAACCTGCATTTGGCTGTCGAACCATGTCAGTTAATTAAAAGTCAAGTAATTGCTGAAACAGAGTGTGTGGGAttaacagacagaaacactccATCAATACAAAGGTACAAATGGCAGCAGTTCAGTTTGGGGCTGaaacattaaaatctaaatgttacAAAGTAtcacagttatttttttttcttgagtggcgtcatttaaattttaatcttttaaaacGTTAACCGACTTAATAAATATTAGATCTATAAACACGGGTGACAATGGAGGATGAGTGGTTACATTTTTAGTGAGTGACATTTAGTGACATTTAGTCGACGCACACCACAGACAGAAATCGACAAAGACCACAGGTGATGGAAATGTCAGCTTTAAAAAGGCATGCACAGCAAAGGCTCCATATTTAACACAATGCAAAATTAGAACAGAACAAAACCcagcagaaatagaaaaaaataaaaagtctgtaATATTTTTCATGCACTATTAGAGAAAGATATCCCGACTTATTTAAGAACAGTCGAGTTATTTGTCACAGTGCATGTAATTGTGTTTATTGCTGATATAAGAGCAATGTGGTGAGCAGCGTTAAAAGCAATGGCAACTGAAAAGAAGGCAATAAAGTACGgcacagcaacaacaccagaAATAACCAATGATCCTTAACTGGGTGTTTAAATACACAGAGCATGCTTTGGGTCAAATAtaggtgagaaaacacaactcaaaGATATTACATCCCTATAAAAAGACCACTTATGATGATTAGCGGTCTGGTTTACTTTAGGTCTATAAGAAacagtcacattttttttattaacatccTTTCTTATATAGACAAAAGATGTGTAATGACGTCCTCCGACCAGCAGGTTGTGTGAAGGTACTGCACCCTGCTGTTTAGAGTAGTCTCTCGCTCCTTTATGCGACCCTGTAAGCGGTCATGCGGGTGTAGCTCTTGCGGTGACTCTTCGCCGCCCACAGGAACAAAGTAGCCGCCATCATCTGAAGAGGGAAGGAGATGAGGGCGAGGTAGAGGGACCAGCCCATCGAGCCCTCTACTCCCTCTGGTGGCATGGAGTGCTGGTGGAGCAGATCCATCCCCGCCAAGAAACAGCAGACGGAGCCCAGGGATGCCAGACCTATACGAGTAGAAGAAGAAACTGCATGAcaaccttcgccaaggaggcTATTTTTTTTCaaccctgtccatttgtttgtaaatttgattgtttgtttaaGCACAATTAGATAAAAAATGAACAGATTTTGGATAAgcctggtggaaggatgtggcatAAGAGTCCAAAAAGAACCAAtcagattttggtgcagatccgggtcagggggctgatccaggaaccATTTTCCTTGTTTTCCCAGAGTACgattcatggatattgatgagAACAATTTTACATTTGGGGAACTGATAACTAGTATGAATTTGAAATTCAATGCAGATTGGTtaaatttaaggagactgttgggcctgagcaaggtgtcattctagttttttatgttgtgtcaGTTGGATCTAGCAGcacaaacatataaataaataaaaaatctaaactgCAGCTGGATTccaaaaaaagtgtttattttttcattactGTTTGTTTCTCTTACTTTCAGTATGATTCctaaaaaactactgaaacaGTTTGCTTGAAAATAAGTGGAGCGGTGGAGCGGATGTGCAAAAATTGACAGATTCAGGaactttctttcactttcttaaacatgcCGATATAGATcattagccttggcagaggagtGAGCACTCCAAAGGGCCCTTGATTACACACTCATTTAATATTTACCACAAGCAGggtcaaacaaatatataaatctgaGAGCAAATACAGCACAAATAAGAAATCATTTGCGCTTGCTATCCATTTTATTCTTACTCTCGTTTCTGAGGAGAAGCTGTCACACGATGTGCAGTAATGATCACTTCTACGTCTTTAgttatttatttgacaaattaCAATGATTTAAATAAGTTCTGTCATTATTATACCAAAGAGCAAACAAAACTATGCTTCTCTAACACATCCTGTCTGGGATTCCACAATCTTACACATTACTATATGTTTGTAAGGAAGTCTACTGAACTGACAGCTCATTGTGATGGCAGATGTTTGCATAAACCTCTGCACTTCGCCTGCATTTGTCTTTACTTGTTTGTACAACTGTTGAAACTGGGGTGAACATCAGGCTAAAACCCAAACAATGGCTGACATGACAACTGACATCTCAATCAATGGTTGAATCCTGGTTAATAATATGCAGCAT
Protein-coding regions in this window:
- the LOC117766206 gene encoding N-acyl-aromatic-L-amino acid amidohydrolase (carboxylate-forming) B-like isoform X2; protein product: MECESLPPLSRFAISGGTHGNEWAGVYIFRELQKHKAREADSVSITTVLSNPRAVEACRRYIDTDLNRCFTEDLLSSPITDSSTYEMRRAQELNAQLGPKGSEEAVDLLCDLHNTTSNMGLCIIFYSTDWLILHIYKYLQSKITSVPVRAIQIDEPCSQAFSLDSLGKHGFSMEMGPQPNGVLRADIFNTMKNAVDLTIEWLQQFNSGTTFEGGEVETYTTEKKMDYPRDPTTNEITAAIHPQLQVQVIWGECMK
- the LOC117766206 gene encoding N-acyl-aromatic-L-amino acid amidohydrolase (carboxylate-forming) B-like isoform X1 is translated as MECESLPPLSRFAISGGTHGNEWAGVYIFRELQKHKAREADSVSITTVLSNPRAVEACRRYIDTDLNRCFTEDLLSSPITDSSTYEMRRAQELNAQLGPKGSEEAVDLLCDLHNTTSNMGLCIIFYSTDWLILHIYKYLQSKITSVPVRAIQIDEPCSQAFSLDSLGKHGFSMEMGPQPNGVLRADIFNTMKNAVDLTIEWLQQFNSGTTFEGGEVETYTTEKKMDYPRDPTTNEITAAIHPQLQDNDFKLLRPGDPIFLSFSGETVRHEGEELYPFFVNECAYYEKGIAFSLGRKITRTVPSISLKKD